The sequence GCAAGAACTCACCGCCAAAAACGAAAAaccattttttctcttgtttctctcttacTCACACAACACGAAACCAAAACATATAAATACTCCTCCAAATCAGGATGATCTATCAGGTCAGGTCGTACCATAACATGGCCATAAGAGTTCAATGATGGGTTTCGGGCTTGGGCCGATGCTCTGCAACCATCATAGATCTTGGGAGGGGGGGAGAAAttattcgggtcaccaccaaaatatatcgaaGCGAATCCATCTTTAAAACgagtcaagaatttgagacacaCATAACAATATGTAGTCTTACTCTTGCTTCATAGAGAGGCTATTCTTGATTTGAACCCAAGACCACAAGGTCACAATGGAACAACCTAACCATTACCTGAGGTCCAtctcttctcttttaattttcaaCATGCACAAAACAAAACTGAGAGTAATCAACTAAAACCAAGTTCCCACAAGTAAGGCCTTGTTCAAAAATTAAACCAATGGCAATCACTTCAGTTTCATCAACATGCCAAGCAATTCATGTGGAGGATCTTTAATCTGTGATTTATCTTTGGCATTGTTGAGATGTTGAAAGTTACAGACAACAACAACActcaaaaccttatcccaacccAGTGGAGTTGGCTATATGGAGATTTCAAGCAAAGACAAGCATAatgatccatgcaaaaagattaatgggttatggctaattataatagaTGCCCGCTGTCAACCTGATGCATCACTACAAATCAACCATGAGCTTAAAAAGACACTATAATAAAGTACCGATTGTTTGCATCAGTTATTTGAGAAGTTAAAAGTTATAGAGGTATAATCTTATCAGTTTTTTGAGATCTTAGATGTGTAATAATAGCTCTTAAGCTATCTTTACCTAATGCATTAATTATCTGGAACCTCGGATGTGTCTTAATAATCCTTGATGTATTCTCCATCTTACACTATTTTGAACTAAACCCTATTGGCCTTTTCCCATTTCATGCATCCATGAAAGTAGATTGCTTAACAGTGAAGACGACAAGTGAGAGAATGTTCTCAATGGAGTTAAGTCCACAGTGTCGAGTGGGTatcaaattaaggaaaaatgatGGTCAGCGAGAGCGACTTGTGAGTTTTGAGTCCTGTGACAGCCATTTATAGATATAATCAGTATCTAGAAAAGGCAAGCCTAGCTTGCAACTCACCTCATCCTTGTCTAGAAGATTAGAACCAACTTATTTATATATAGATGGCCTCAATATCTTCttgatttatttcatttttattggttatgttttggtatgcatttttaGAATAGTCGCTTTAGAATGTATTCTAAATGGAGTACTTATTCTGATAATACATATGAAAAAGGAGCTTACGTGGAGCATGAGGCTCCCGTCTAATGCATGAGGGGATAAAATTTAGCTTCTGTTGAAATCTCTGCTTgcaaccaaagaaatagaatctcgaaaggtatttttaaaaatattaagaaCTAAGAGGGTTTTTGTGAATCAAAGGAaaggtgaattattccatttttatAACTGTAGTCCACATagcaatcaaatttttttctccatGAGATCCACCAGTATCCCcaaccttttatatatatatatatatatatatatattccttgtCAGGGCTTTGGGACTGACTGATCCTTTCCTGAGGATCTCCTTCAGATTGTATATCCCTAGAAGAAGAACCTAAACTGGAATTTCTTGGTGGGAAAAAAAGGTCCTTAATTATTAGAAGATAGGGTAGTGAATTAGAATGAGTTGGATATGTGTTGGAGGGTATTTATAAAAATACATAGGGATGTGAATGTCCTTCCAACCTTCCCTACTTAAACCAGatttgcaagaaaaaaaaatcatagttgGGTAGTTTGTATCTACTAAACATTGACTGAGTCGCCTCCCAAATAGTATCCTTTACAAGCAACAAAGAAAGATGGGCCTCTATTGCTCTACAAGTCAGAAAGTCATTATCCAGATTTCCGAAAGCGAATGACATTGGGTCCTGTGTCTGAGTTTGGGTCTTCAATGGCGTGCGCACATTTATAATCACTTTGGTGCTGATCAAGAAATGACACCCACCCTTTCACCTGTCCTGTAAACTTTTACAAAAAGTCACCCTTCATAATCCCTACCAATTATGTGTGtgattgaaattaaaagaaGGGTGTTCAAAACAGGACTTGTGTCCGGACGTGGAGAATGCTAAATGAATATCATTCGTTTTTCTCTTAAAAGAAAGATGGGGATGCAGAAACTTTTAGTAAAATCCATTTTGAATGTACACTTGGAAAGGAAAGTAAAAGTGAGTGAAAGTTCTCTTATCTTTTCTATaactattttcttttaaaaggaATAAATTTAAGGAAAAGGGTTCTTTGGGCAAGCAAGTGgcattaggagagagaaagacaaaggggggaggggggagaggagaGTGCATCAATGAGGTGCAACAAAATGGTATTATACATAGGAGGATAACAaatttatttcatgtgaggaagaaagagatggaCATAAAAGTGCTAACATATCTGCCCTAATACCTCAGAGAACCTTTCCCTAATTTTTAGATCTTCACATGTCAAAACACATACCCCTTATCCTCCAAAACTCCCCCTATTTACCATCCGTTGTTCAGGCTTCCCAAACACCCAAATTAGTACTTGGGTGAGTGGAAAACTCTCTCCCTAAATTTttttggagaagaaaagaagaagaaaggcaaGAGGAAGCCCTATGAACTATGAATAGACAGAAATAACTAGAGCATATACAAAGAGAATGATAATTATAGCTGCCCTATAATATGGTATTCAAAGCTATCAACTCctattgccaaaaaaaaaaaaaaaacctatcaattccttaccaaaaaaaaaggctatgAATTCAAAATTGACATGAGATCCCCTCAATATATACTAAAACCTGGCATTATAACCTAATAAATTCCAAATTTCAGAACATATGAAACTCTGAGATGGCCctaaaaaaaatcctaacattTCTTTCCATTCCGTTAGCAAAGCAGCAGATTCAATTGCCCCAAAAGGGAAGGAGCTACGGAAAATCATGTTGGAACAGCGGACCTAATGCTATGAAACTTAGGTCTAAATGGTAAACGGCAATTCTATTCAATATCACGTGTGAGACACGCAAACGAAGGATTACAAGATTCCCTTAACTCCGAAGTGGAGTAGCCAAACTATCCTACATAGATTAGACAGAACCTTCCAAGCAAGGGAATCAACCATAGAGTTAGCTTcccatgaaaacaaaaaaacaaaacttgaCAATCTAAGAAGTGAGACCCCAAATATATACCGTCCCCAGCAAGACCTTGGATAGACAGCAGTGCCTTTTGTCTAAACGGAATGGCCTTACTTTGAGGCACATAATGGGTGGGGAACACGGTCACGCAGAAGAGCAAGCCCATGTGAACTTCAAAAGCTTTAGCTTTCTCCCAAGTATGGCATTCCATGTTGGGCTGGCCATATCATCACAGCTTCTGCAGGGAATCATTTGTTACCCTACATGGTACACCATTGGTAAGAGAGAATTAAAATATTTCTACTATCCAAATTCTGAACCCTGCAAGTAGTCAAGTGTGAGTATAAAAATAACCCAACAAAAGAAACATTTATACCCCTAAAAATAATACTTTTTGATGAGATATCCtcttaaaattttgatttcaaaagatCCCCTTACATATttctcatcaacaaaagaaaacaagaaaaaaaaaaaattccttcacccatggtcaAGAGAGGATCCCTTGGCCGAGGGATTCGGACTGCATGCAATGGGTATGAAAGAAGTGACGACCAGTACAATGGTATTATTGACTTCATCATTATAATGTACAAAACATTTATGACCATTGATGAATGCACTTTTCCTTCACCTGTAGGAAATTTTTTGCCTATGATTTTAGTCTCATATTTCCATGTCATCATATTGTTTCATGTTGGCACTATAATAGTTTACCACCTCTTTGTTTTTCTCAATCAGTTGTAATTGTAATTTTAACCCTCcttattcttctcttttatcatccaaaaaaaaaaaaaaagaatagcaaAGAACTTCCATTCAAGTAAATAAGTAAccaataattttaatttaactCCTATTTATAATCAGTCCCATGTAATAAATCACATTAGCTGATTCCTCCCCGAAGTGAAAAAGACCTAGCACCATCTTACATCTTGATCATTCCCCCAATAAGTTACACTGTGGGTTCAATGGCTCTTCCTCTAGAAAGTTGGAGCAGGAAAAGAATTTGTTGTTGAGTGTAAGCTGAAAAACTTCAGAGAATTCCTTCAGCAAAGAATCATGAGTAACATCTGTCAGGTTATGGGAAGTGTTTTTTGTTCTCCACTTACTGGGCTGTCCAGATTCTTGCAGGAGGCCCTCAATGCTTCCAACCTGACGGTTCCTTATGCCACAGGGGACTATATGTTGAAAGGGTGTTAGATCTGTGGTGACATTCAGTGCTAAGCCATGATATGTTATCCATCGAGATACCCTAATCCCAATGGCAGCTAGCTTCTGATTGCCTGAAGAAAACAAACCCAGATCACAATAGGTAGAGACACTCTACAGGACATAGATATGGCATAAAAAGAGAGATTTCACCAAACAGCTAGTGGACAGACGTGTTTAAACCAGGCAGCTCAGTATTTCCAATCCTCATTAACCACATGATGAGAAAAATTCAATCACAGATTATTCAAGTAACACCTACCATACTCTCAAGGTTTAAAGTACCAGTATTGGATATCGTATCGGAGAGCTGATTTTAAGAGATGTACATAACGTATCGGAGGGAAGCAAGATACAAATGGAATTGATCAAGAAACCTATGGAAATACTCAAGATACATACAAATTATAGTCTTGATACATAGAACACTATAAATATAGTACgtaaaatatatcatatataaaaaaagtaATTGAATACAACCAAACAAGTGCAATCAATTGATTATATATtaaggatgaggtttcttacatgtactaATACCAAAAAAGATGTCATTTTCAGTTTAGGGAAGATTTAGGGTTTCAATGCAAAcatcactgaaaaaaaaaacatagtttGGTGCAattattcagattttttttcattaatatagTGATCCATTGCAAAAAACGAcactaaaaatcaatttttgaacaaaaaaattcaaggtttTGACAGATAAATGTTCTTGCACAAATCTAGTTTCAATCCTTGATTACATTCAGGCTATTAATCCCCAAACAGTCGGGGTAAATTGCACCACTCATGCCCTGGTGGAACTAGGAATCCCATTAAGAGACTCTCGAAGCATCACCAATGGAACACTAGGAATCATAGTTCTCAGTATGCCTTCTAGTTAACAAAGTGCCCAGACATGAGGaaagaagggaggagaaaagaagggggggggagagagggggaaaaaggagaaagaagggggaaagaagaacaagaaaacacatctTGGGACAAGAATCAGCACACAGGAGCACATTTTCCGTGAATCAGGCACTTGACTAGGCTCTATGGTGAACTGTCATGGAGAGCGTCTTGGTGCAATGACAACTATGCTAGGAATTAGCTCATACATAAAGGATCAACTCCTTGCGGAAGATGAGGAAAATCAGGAACCTAAACCAAAAATGGAACTCATAAGCAAAGACTTCATTGGTCATATATTCTGGCTTTATGCCAATCCATCTTATCCATATTTCCTAGCAATAAAACCCAAGAGAGAACCAAAAGGAACTCCAAAGTCGATCATATGTCAGTATTCTGGCCATGATTTTCCCACTACATAGGCATCTAATTCTAAAATTGGCCAAGAAAAAAGTGACAACCAGCAACTTTCACTTCCCTAAAACTAGTATATTCTTACTGAGACCCAAGATAacttagaaaaagaataaatcaaatcatatAGAGAAAAGGTCCAATCAAACACAATACACAATTTTTAATTCAGCCACTACTACAATTAGTGTGAAAATGGGCCCATGCTTCACTTCTTTTGGCCTACCAGCTTAATGTCAGGTGTGCTGTACTGATTGCAGCAACATCCTTGTCAAACTTACCTTTGAAATTCTTGTGTCAGAATACCAGACATCCTGATAACTATTTTATGAAATGTTCAAGCATCATATATCATAGACCTAGCAGAAGAGTTGCAGAATAGATTATGCAAACTGGTAGATTTTCCATAAAAGGATGACGATGCATACCAACCCAAACACCAGTAAAACCATCAAGTCGAGAAGCCTTGATAGAGAATGTTGATGAAAGAACTCGGATTACCACCTCCTCAAGTGCCCTTAGGTACCAATGAAGATCCATCTTGTGATACCTCAAATTGAGAATGGGGTACATGACTAGCTACAAAGTGGTATGAACCAAGAATCAaactaaaaaatccaaaataaggTGGAATCAAAAGTAGACACAACAATCAAGAAAGCTTAAGGGACAATTAAAATGTCACAACATAATTAAATGATCCGACTATGCCAGCTTTCAGTAAATGTAAGCACTgtcttttctcttcattttcaaCCCTAGAGGGAACTGAAAAAGTGGCACACTCCAATCATTTACGTTATTCACATGATTAATCTAGCATTATCCAGACCATATTTCAACAAATCAAAGCTACTATATCTTCAACACCCTAACATTCCATTATTCAAGAAACACCAAACCACTAActcaaacaataaaataaagagcAATAAACCTCCACTGGTACATAACACTAAAAGAGGGGAGTCAGGATCAAAGCGGGAAATGAGCAATCCAGGTCTACCAACTGACCTCCATTATGTCTGATGTCTTGCCAGCAGCCTCCCCTGGTCGCTTCTCCCCTTCCCACCATTCTTCTCCAGCTCCTAGccccccttctccctcttcccctATGCCTCCTTCCCCCTCCCTTGGTCCAAGAGCATGGAAGGGCCACACACTTCCCTTTGTCTTGCCTTTTACTGTTGGAGACGCCAAAGTTGCTCTCTATCTGACAGGCCTGCTTGACACCGAGATTTCCAAATGGAAAAATTGTCTAGTTGGCCACGTCATCGGCAGTAGACCACCCTTCAACATTATTAAAATGTCTCTGAGCAAACAATGGCAACCTCATGGGCCTATAGACTCCTACATTTTGGACAATGGCTTCACTTTTAaattctcagaggaagatgaCAAGGTGAGAGCCCTAGAGGGTGGCCCTTGGCAAGTGGGAAAAAAAACCCATCTTCCTTAAAAATGGGTGTATATCTGCTTCTCAATAAGGTAGACATCAACTCCATCTCTCTTTGGGTTGCTCCGCCAGGCCTTCCCCTCACATTACTGGGGTGAATCGGGGCTTAGTATCATAAGCTCTGCTATTGGCAATCCTCTGTACTCTGATaagagaacaaagaaacaaaaaaaaggacCGCTTGGCATTTGCGAAAATTTGCGTGGAAGTTACGTTAGATGCTATCCCCCCTCCATCGGTTACTGTCCTGGATGATGAAGGCTTCGCCTTTCAACAGGAGGTCCACTATGGGTGGCTCCCTCCTCATTCCCTTATCTATAAACTTTTTACAGGATTTGCCAACTCCCTTGCAAGCAAAAATTTACAGATTGATCCAGGATGGATCAGTCTCCACTGACCTTAATCAGTAGGCACACACACATACCCACCACTTCCCACATTAACACCGTGAAAATCAGTTTTCTTAGCTTTTTACAGGGTTGCCCATCTCCATCACAGGCAAGGACTTAAAGATGCACTTGGTGCGACAATAAAAGCTTGGTTGCCAGGTAGAAGACACAGGTTTGAGTCCGAGGGTGGCCAATTTGTCCAATTTATAAACAGGTTAGGGCCAATTCTTGCCTGACCCTCCTCACGGGGGCCCTACTGGGATTTTCCCTTGctttagagaaagagaaaaaataaataaataaatgaccgGTTTCTTATCCATCTCTTCGTAAATGGCTATTCTATGCAACTCAGAAGCTGGACCTTTGATTTTCTGAACTGCGTTAGTCAGTTGATTGCCGAGAATGAATAACTGTTAAAAAGCCTCTGCCAGTATCAACATGGATTGAGCTGAATAGCTGATAAGCCAAACCAATTTTCATATGATTACAACCTTGCTTGCAAGGTCAAGGTGTGCCTCAGCAAACATAAGCCTAATTCTTTCTTAACCCCCCTGGGCCCCCaggccaaaagaaaaagaaaagaagcaatcaGCGATAAACTACATTGCAAATCTCTCACCAACACAACAATTTTGAGCCATATGTATAGCCATCATACATCATGtatgaatggaaaaagaaaaagaaatacctGACCCGGTCCATGGAACGTAACCTCCCCACCACGTTCTGTTCGGTAAACATCATATGGAGCATTCTTCTGGTCAAAATTCAAGTATTCCTCAGAACTACCAGTGCCCAATGTATAAACAGGAGGGTGTTGAAGAATAATTAGATTGTCACAGCAATCTTCATCTCTTCCAATCAAAGCTAACCTTTTTCTTACTACGGATTTCTGCCAGGACCATGCCTCCTGATAAGGAACAAGCTCCTTGTACAGATCAAAGCATTCACATCTGCAGATTTATAGGGGGGAAAAACTGGTTAGAGTGGGTCGAAGTTTCTTGGGGATAAAAGTCTAATTGGCAGTATATGTGACATGCCAATCCTGAGTAAACTAGAAAAATTTCTGAATTCATGAGTAATGGAGAATCAGTTAGTTCAAAATCAGCCGGACCTCATACAATGCTTACGACTAAAGAACAAAATTTTATTACTACAAAAACACTACATCATAAATTGCAAATATTTGTGGAAGAGTAAAATAGAAAAGCTGACCCTCTGACTCTATGGTGGATCTCCAAGGTGGATACTGGGGCCTTGAAATTTGAGACTTGGTTCAACTTCAACACGGCTTTGTAACAGTAAGAACGGCATCTTTTCCCTGGCGATCGACATGTTGAACATGATGTGGCAAAATCAAAACCTCTAGTCACCTCCAGAATCATCTCATACTAATCAAACTAGGACAGACAGAGGCAGAGTAATCAGTAAGAACATGATAGGATAGTGTGTGTGTATGAGTGGCCTATTCACAGCATTAGTATtataatgaaaatttatgtgaTTGATTATTTTATCATATGGATATATAACAAAAAATGGTTCTCAATTGCCCCTCAATGTGTCACATCTACATGGGATATATCATGTGGTAAGGCCCTTGCATTTGAACGGCTGAAGAAAAGGGCATTTGACTTGCAAGCATAGGTGTCATCAATGTAAGACAAGAAAAGACTAATTATCACTTGGTTGTGGGATCGAACTTGGTGAATGTGTCTTATGGATATATTTAGTTTGTCTATTCCATGGGT is a genomic window of Macadamia integrifolia cultivar HAES 741 chromosome 13, SCU_Mint_v3, whole genome shotgun sequence containing:
- the LOC122059685 gene encoding octanoyltransferase LIP2p2, chloroplastic-like isoform X1, with protein sequence MILEVTRGFDFATSCSTCRSPGKRCRSYCYKAVLKLNQVSNFKAPVSTLEIHHRVRGCECFDLYKELVPYQEAWSWQKSVVRKRLALIGRDEDCCDNLIILQHPPVYTLGTGSSEEYLNFDQKNAPYDVYRTERGGEVTFHGPGQLVMYPILNLRYHKMDLHWYLRALEEVVIRVLSSTFSIKASRLDGFTGVWVGNQKLAAIGIRVSRWITYHGLALNVTTDLTPFQHIVPCGIRNRQVGSIEGLLQESGQPSKWRTKNTSHNLTDVTHDSLLKEFSEVFQLTLNNKFFSCSNFLEEEPLNPQCNLLGE
- the LOC122059685 gene encoding octanoyltransferase LIP2p2, chloroplastic-like isoform X3, with protein sequence MVLAEIRSKKKKNAPYDVYRTERGGEVTFHGPGQLVMYPILNLRYHKMDLHWYLRALEEVVIRVLSSTFSIKASRLDGFTGVWVGNQKLAAIGIRVSRWITYHGLALNVTTDLTPFQHIVPCGIRNRQVGSIEGLLQESGQPSKWRTKNTSHNLTDVTHDSLLKEFSEVFQLTLNNKFFSCSNFLEEEPLNPQCNLLGE
- the LOC122059685 gene encoding octanoyltransferase LIP2p2, chloroplastic-like isoform X2 → MILEVTRGFDFATSCSTCRSPGKRCRSYCYKAVLKLNQVSNFKAPVSTLEIHHRVRGCECFDLYKELVPYQEAWSWQKSVVRKRLALIGRDEDCCDNLIILQHPPVYTLGTGSSEEYLNFDQKNAPYDVYRTERGGEVTFHGPGQLVMYPILNLRYHKMDLHWYLRALEEVVIRVLSSTFSIKASRLDGFTGVWVGNQKLAAIGIRVSRWITYHGLALNVTTDLTPFQHIVPCGIRNRQVGSIEGLLQESGQPR